A genome region from Panicum virgatum strain AP13 chromosome 4K, P.virgatum_v5, whole genome shotgun sequence includes the following:
- the LOC120701981 gene encoding uncharacterized protein LOC120701981, with translation MYGYVPGAGQHKASFWKAIERNYNAHKGPIYPIRSLRSLEGRWSDIKEQANKFESHYNNVLNERRSGYSDMDKIAAAIELYNSLEDRPFSTIHCWEMLRNEPKWMDLNNRGKLDRGRVPEDVNAPIDLTESGCGEAGSESQIGTSKRPPGRDISRSGKRTCSSGSPSDAGSEFSSMLSAMHIQKMDLIRTFDGSVASKMDRLVTIQEEHIELKKKKDAREQELRDERIMAIDLTTCNPGQRVLYEAMQREILQRWGARNKDAP, from the exons ATGTATGGGTATGTTCCAGGCGCGGGCCAGCACAAGGCTTCATTTTGGAAGGCCATTGAACGGAACTACAATGCCCATAAAGGGCCCATCTACCCTATCCGCTCCCTTCGCAGCCTTGAGGGTCGCTGgtctgatattaaggaacaagCAAATAAGTTTGAGAGCCACTACAACAATGTCCTTAATGAGAGGCGCAGTGGCTACAGCGATATGGACAAG ATCGCAGCAGCCATTGAGTTGTACAATAGTCTCGAAGATAGGCCGTTCAGCACGATCCACTGCTGGGAGATGCTTCGCAACGAACCTAAGTGGATGGACCTAAACAACCGTGGAAAGCTGGACCGAGGTCGGGTCCCCGAAGATGTTAATGCGCCCATCGATCTCACAGAATCTGGATGTGGGGAAGCCGGGAGCGAGAGTCAGATTGGTACTTCCAAGAGGCCTCCGGGGAGGGACATTTCGAGGTCAGGCAAACGGACTTGCTCCAGTGGGTCTCCTAGTGATGCAGGGTCCGAGTTCTCTTCTATGCTGTCTGCAATGCACATCCAGAAGATGGACTTGATCAGGACATTTGACGGTTCTGTGGCAAGCAAAATGGACCGGTTGGTTACCATTCAGGAAGAGCACATtgagttgaagaagaaaaaagatgcCCGGGAGCAGGAGTTACGGGACGAGCGCATCATGGCTATTGACCTGACCACTTGCAATCCCGGACAGCGTGTCCTGTACGAGGCAATGCAGCGAGAGATTTTACAGCGGTGGGGTGCACGCAACAAAGATGCTCCGTAG